In the genome of Streptomyces sp. Q6, the window GGCCTGCCGGTGACGATCGCCCGCCTCTTCGACACCGCCGGCCCGCGCCAGTCGCCCGCCCACGGCGCGCTCGTCCCGCGGCTCGCCGCGCAGGCCGTCGCGGGCCTGCCGCTCACGATCCACGGCGACGGCACCCAGCGGCGCTGCCTCACGCACGTCGCGGACGTCGTCGACGCGCTGCTGCGCCTGCTCGACCACCCCGGCGCCGTCGGCGAGGTCTTCGACGTCGGCAGCGCCGAGGAGACCAGCGTCGGCGACCTCGCGGGCCTGATCGTCGAGCGCGCGGGCTCACCGTCGCCGCTGCGGTTCGTCCCGTACGAGGAGGTGGCCGCGGCCGGCCACGGGTTCGAGGACCCGGAGCGGCGCGTCCCCGACACCCGCAAGCTGCGCGCGCTCACCGGATGGGAACCCCGGTCGGGACTGACCGACATCGTCGACGCGGCGCTCGTCGACGCCGGAGGCGGCTTCCCCGGACCCGGCGCCCCGCTGTCCTTCCCGCCCGCCCCGGCCCGGGTATGAGCGTGCTGTACGGGATCGCGGCCGCCGCGACCGCCCTGCTGCTCGCCGCCGCCCTCACCGCCGCGCTGCGCGTCCTCGCGCTGCGCACGTCCTTCGGTGTCGTACGGCCCGGCGCCCGCACGCCGCACACCAGGCCCGTCCCGCACCTCGGCGGGCTCGCCGTGACGCTCACGACCGGCGGCGTCTCGGC includes:
- a CDS encoding NAD-dependent epimerase/dehydratase family protein; protein product: MTAPLTYLVTGGAGFIGSHLADALLAHGHTAVVLDDLSTGDRTNLATAWPDPKLRFVRGSVLDARLVDELMGRCDRVVHLAAAVGARLVAEQPLKSFTTNVRGTETVVEAAHRHGRPLLLASSCEIYGGNGAGPVAEAADRVLGPTTVARWSYATAKAADEILALGFHREHGLPVTIARLFDTAGPRQSPAHGALVPRLAAQAVAGLPLTIHGDGTQRRCLTHVADVVDALLRLLDHPGAVGEVFDVGSAEETSVGDLAGLIVERAGSPSPLRFVPYEEVAAAGHGFEDPERRVPDTRKLRALTGWEPRSGLTDIVDAALVDAGGGFPGPGAPLSFPPAPARV